One genomic region from Candidatus Hydrogenedentota bacterium encodes:
- a CDS encoding O-antigen ligase domain-containing protein → MQATHGGNALVGIALFGWIPLVLLLFALLPPRRAALLGFLGGWMFLPCGGYEIKFFPEYNKTSAVCIGIFLATLIFDTGRITRFRFHWLDLFPVMSCVVPFFSSLSNGLGAYDGFSSVASEMTIWMFPYLIGRLYFTDFRSMNELILAIFIAGMVYAPFCLFEIRFSPNLHYWVYGFQQSPFVTRFRLGGFRPTVFMRTGLMLSLFMGFTALSGFGLWISRAKEDFLGLPLWVSVAALAATTVLCKSTGALLLVFVGLISLLAVKYLRTSLPVIMLACATIMYIIIRGSGLWSGTELVDVASATVGQERADSLGLRIVNETALAERAREHLLLGWGGWGDSRIVDEEGRDTSITDGYWIIVFGTRGALGLTAFLGTVLGPALFLPYRISGKNWMFPAIAPAAIGALILCLWMLDCIPNAMFNPIYLVVAGGLAGFRRVGVPRAQEVRVPTRPLKYAARHPGGATNAEHT, encoded by the coding sequence ATGCAGGCTACCCACGGCGGGAATGCGTTGGTTGGGATTGCCCTGTTTGGCTGGATCCCACTCGTGTTGTTGCTTTTCGCACTGCTGCCTCCCCGGCGCGCGGCCCTGCTCGGCTTTTTAGGGGGGTGGATGTTTCTTCCCTGCGGCGGGTATGAAATCAAGTTCTTTCCCGAGTACAACAAGACGAGCGCCGTTTGTATCGGGATTTTTCTCGCCACCTTGATATTCGATACGGGGCGAATTACGCGTTTCAGGTTTCATTGGCTCGACCTATTCCCGGTCATGTCATGCGTAGTCCCGTTTTTTTCGTCGCTTTCAAATGGTCTGGGAGCATACGACGGGTTTTCTTCCGTTGCGAGCGAGATGACTATCTGGATGTTTCCTTACCTGATCGGCAGACTTTATTTCACAGATTTCCGAAGCATGAACGAACTGATTCTGGCAATTTTCATTGCTGGGATGGTTTATGCACCGTTTTGTCTTTTCGAGATTCGCTTCAGTCCCAACCTCCATTATTGGGTTTATGGATTTCAGCAATCACCGTTCGTCACAAGGTTCCGCCTCGGGGGTTTCCGGCCCACGGTCTTCATGAGAACCGGTTTGATGCTTTCCTTGTTTATGGGATTTACCGCATTGAGCGGGTTTGGGCTTTGGATTTCCAGAGCGAAGGAAGATTTCCTCGGGTTGCCTCTTTGGGTGTCCGTGGCCGCGCTTGCGGCAACCACGGTCCTGTGCAAATCAACGGGGGCCCTTCTACTTGTATTTGTTGGATTGATCTCGTTACTAGCGGTGAAATACCTGAGAACCAGCTTGCCTGTGATAATGCTTGCCTGTGCCACAATTATGTATATTATCATTCGCGGCAGCGGCTTGTGGTCGGGCACGGAACTGGTCGATGTGGCTTCGGCCACCGTGGGCCAGGAAAGAGCCGATTCATTAGGCCTTCGAATTGTGAACGAAACCGCTCTTGCGGAACGGGCGAGAGAACACCTATTACTTGGATGGGGCGGCTGGGGCGATAGCCGCATAGTGGATGAAGAAGGTCGCGATACAAGCATCACGGACGGTTACTGGATAATCGTATTCGGCACCCGTGGGGCGCTCGGCCTCACAGCCTTCCTCGGCACAGTCTTGGGGCCTGCTTTGTTTCTTCCCTATCGAATCTCCGGAAAGAACTGGATGTTTCCCGCGATAGCCCCAGCTGCTATCGGAGCACTAATCCTTTGCTTATGGATGCTCGACTGCATTCCAAATGCTATGTTCAATCCGATTTACCTTGTGGTCGCCGGGGGACTGGCTGGGTTTCGGAGAGTTGGTGTGCCACGCGCTCAAGAGGTCCGGGTGCCCACAAGACCGTTGAAATACGCGGCCAGGCATCCCGGCGGCGCAACAAACGCTGAGCACACTTGA
- a CDS encoding glycosyltransferase family 4 protein, which produces MRQIKVLLIAEAANPEWVSVPLVGWSLAKALRSLFDVHLVTQVRNRDAIRAAGLEEGRDFTAIDSELVARPLHKLSNLIRRGAGVGFTTGTALQFPSYCYFEHLVWKAFSTRIREKEFDIVHRITPLSPTLPSLIAKKCAKAAVPFVWGPINGGAPWPKEFDAVRRKEREWLSYVRGAYKLLPGYRSTRRYASAILVGSQDTLEQMPQNYHEKCVYLPENAIWPECFSRQVEPPTDTPIRVAFVGRLVPYKGADMLIEAAAQLIKDGKITLDVMGDGPEMPRLREMVTRLDVANGVRLRGWIQHEELQTHLVQCHVFGFPSVREFGGGVVLEAMALGLVPIVVDYAGPRELVTSDVGYKVPMGKREEIIKGFREVLQTVCRRSAQIGEMGQRARNRVMALFTWERKAAQVGHVYEWVLRIRADKPNFAFDQVPQGPR; this is translated from the coding sequence ATGCGACAGATCAAAGTACTTTTGATAGCTGAAGCAGCAAACCCGGAGTGGGTGAGCGTTCCGCTCGTAGGGTGGTCGCTCGCGAAAGCCCTGCGCTCTCTCTTTGACGTACATCTCGTCACGCAAGTGAGGAACAGGGACGCGATCCGTGCTGCCGGATTGGAAGAGGGACGTGATTTTACAGCCATCGACTCCGAACTGGTTGCGCGCCCGCTTCACAAGCTTTCAAATCTGATTCGGCGCGGAGCGGGAGTTGGTTTCACAACAGGTACTGCGTTGCAGTTTCCCAGCTACTGCTACTTCGAGCACTTGGTCTGGAAAGCCTTTTCGACGCGGATTCGCGAGAAAGAATTCGACATCGTCCATCGCATAACGCCACTGAGCCCCACATTGCCAAGTCTCATAGCGAAAAAGTGCGCCAAGGCTGCAGTCCCATTCGTATGGGGACCGATTAACGGGGGGGCCCCGTGGCCTAAAGAGTTCGATGCCGTGCGCCGCAAGGAGCGCGAATGGCTTTCCTATGTGCGCGGGGCCTACAAGCTGCTGCCCGGCTACCGGTCAACGCGCCGGTACGCCTCGGCGATTCTTGTCGGCTCCCAGGACACATTGGAGCAGATGCCCCAGAACTATCATGAAAAGTGTGTCTACCTTCCCGAGAACGCCATTTGGCCGGAGTGTTTCTCGCGGCAGGTGGAGCCTCCTACCGATACCCCCATACGCGTGGCTTTTGTGGGCAGGCTCGTGCCCTACAAAGGTGCCGACATGCTTATCGAAGCGGCTGCACAGCTCATCAAAGATGGGAAAATCACGCTGGACGTCATGGGAGACGGTCCCGAAATGCCGCGCCTGCGCGAAATGGTGACGCGCCTCGACGTCGCAAACGGCGTGCGGCTGCGCGGGTGGATCCAGCACGAGGAACTGCAGACGCATCTTGTGCAGTGCCACGTCTTCGGTTTTCCAAGCGTACGCGAATTTGGCGGAGGCGTCGTGCTTGAGGCCATGGCGCTCGGCTTGGTGCCAATTGTCGTTGACTATGCGGGCCCACGAGAACTGGTGACCTCAGACGTGGGTTACAAAGTTCCCATGGGCAAACGTGAAGAGATCATTAAGGGCTTTCGTGAAGTGCTGCAAACAGTCTGCCGACGATCCGCGCAAATTGGCGAGATGGGACAACGCGCAAGGAATAGGGTGATGGCCCTCTTCACCTGGGAGCGAAAGGCGGCTCAGGTCGGGCATGTGTATGAATGGGTACTCCGCATTCGAGCGGACAAACCCAATTTCGCCTTTGACCAGGTTCCCCAGGGACCGCGCTAG
- a CDS encoding FkbM family methyltransferase has translation MAILVDPAEDLGRCVLLTRDWDAKITRVCRSLLRSGDVFLDIGAHCGLVSLSVCDLLNTDGRIHAFEPQPELIARFKQSVVRNNLENVYLHNVALSNTTEQGELAVPYGKTTLGSLSRRLDKSQFTVTISLKQASQYLQQLGIDKVRLMKVDVEGHESVLLEGMTSFLETSSVDAILFESEPHEGPFRERSAVKKLAVLGYRFFAIPMTMLRLRYIEVDESNDGTVFPKAHDFLAISRGSSLASLGVRG, from the coding sequence ATGGCCATTTTGGTGGACCCCGCAGAAGATTTGGGACGCTGCGTTCTCCTAACGAGGGACTGGGATGCGAAAATTACGAGAGTCTGCCGGAGTTTATTGAGGTCGGGAGATGTCTTTCTAGACATTGGGGCACACTGCGGGCTGGTTTCCCTCAGTGTCTGCGACCTCCTGAACACTGATGGCCGAATACATGCCTTCGAACCCCAGCCCGAACTCATCGCGAGGTTCAAGCAATCGGTGGTACGAAACAATTTGGAGAATGTTTACTTGCACAACGTGGCACTCTCTAACACGACGGAACAAGGTGAGCTAGCCGTGCCGTACGGAAAGACAACATTGGGTTCTCTATCTCGCCGCCTGGATAAGTCGCAATTCACGGTCACAATCAGCCTGAAACAAGCATCCCAGTATCTCCAACAACTTGGCATCGACAAGGTCCGCCTCATGAAGGTGGATGTGGAAGGACACGAATCCGTGTTGTTGGAGGGCATGACCTCTTTCCTGGAAACTTCGTCGGTAGACGCGATCCTTTTTGAATCGGAGCCTCACGAAGGGCCTTTCAGGGAACGGTCCGCGGTCAAGAAACTCGCGGTTCTCGGTTACCGCTTCTTCGCGATCCCGATGACAATGCTCCGTTTGCGGTACATCGAAGTCGATGAGTCGAACGACGGTACGGTTTTCCCCAAAGCGCACGATTTCCTCGCCATCTCCAGAGGATCATCGCTTGCTTCCCTGGGCGTGCGAGGGTAG
- a CDS encoding PKD domain-containing protein, with the protein MPKSLFTAVSAFACVLALSTDASALSAVIEVNAPSWLETRAPYPAALTRYYAPHPVFFEGWKSEPREEIASYDWDFGDGSAHFSGFNAAHVYETPGTYTVTLKVTRKAAVGETPDTDTDTIEITVLERDGKTYYVDSAIGNDTYDGKSQTVAGGGAGPWKTATHAFRQMCSGFYGQGDRILFKRGQTFDLEANVVTWSHWATGDGGFMFGAYGTGHKPIIQTVGAGGGSLFTSAGVGARFISFVDLEFNCTAEGQERSIFWNKGSGVATLLWLRVDLKNFYQGWILTAGYEGTGEGSGIFVVDCTTYDSRIVHFYCISSRVALLNNHFDYSQNHLAYAENVRVGVIDGNTFERAAFGRCALRISGAGLNYMASNVWVSNNDFLGWMDPRKRADYDGNVALSINGDRYNYTLVGFTPNVPTEDRFGEWLVFENNVVTDSEVFMRLAAWEHVLIRKNVFTTPDPTQEKKFYIGEMQERRPLYDVQIVDNTFEYRGTLSPGLRAPMLYLRAYSGPAYPYRNAHEDIAISRNLFKTSDTDLCFLMVPDAAENYACLTSCDNLLYFADASLAAFARETSPVTYYTLSQWRSLTGNDQATQIYTNTNWPVPGWAKSPETDVDSPIPVIYERAQATSGGALSEVRLWARLNDGPWADTGLRTSGASGSFSFPATQGVGTYYFATQAVDTQGNASLAPVGPGSTKTYYTGGAPADTTAPDPGVVSAPASATASPIPVTYTGAADESGGSGLKEVELWVKKASVGTWGATGLKGSGASGSFSYPVTVSGAETFYFSTRAKDNVGNISALPSDNGQASTVFDNTTPPEPETDTVAPTTGSLSVPSVTAASPITISYLGVADEGGSGLKQVVLWTKINGGSWLSTGMTNAQSAGSFAYTPAAGDGSYAFALRAEDNAGNFSAVPSGAGTPCLFDKTPPVVGSMNSPQYTKTTPIPVEFGGISDGAGSGLKKVYLWFRKDGGSWTDSGLSLVAASGAFSPGASQNGTYEYALRVEDTAGNISPVPGGAGQTATVFDTVAPALGTVSAPGTENAPPISVVYSGVQDAGSGLKAVYLWFRKGAGTWQNSGLSSAGESGSFSFNGMTGNDTYYFAVQADDNAGNLTPVPSGDGGANTVYSAQFSPGTAASPQYATSAPIIVTYSGAVAAEIGIKSVRLWCKYGSDGEWVNTGLTSPGESGQFEFSPVSGDGTYHFATTAENNDGGLTPEPPYGDGDTQTIYDTTPPYPGNMTSPQYTTQTPVVVNYSGANDASSGLKEVRLWFKKGYAGAWQDTGQTSTTPDGSFTFEITGEDAYFFFLQAEDNAGLVSAEPSDALVFGGG; encoded by the coding sequence ATGCCAAAGTCGCTATTCACTGCTGTCAGTGCGTTTGCATGTGTATTGGCCCTTTCTACTGACGCAAGTGCCCTTTCAGCCGTCATTGAGGTCAATGCGCCAAGTTGGTTAGAAACAAGAGCCCCATATCCTGCCGCACTGACACGCTACTATGCGCCTCATCCCGTCTTCTTCGAGGGATGGAAGTCCGAGCCACGAGAAGAGATCGCATCTTACGACTGGGACTTTGGTGATGGAAGTGCTCATTTTTCCGGATTCAACGCAGCTCATGTGTACGAAACGCCAGGCACCTACACCGTGACGCTGAAGGTCACGCGCAAGGCGGCTGTCGGCGAGACGCCGGATACCGATACGGATACGATTGAGATCACGGTACTCGAACGAGATGGCAAGACCTACTATGTGGATTCCGCCATCGGCAATGACACCTATGACGGCAAGTCGCAAACGGTGGCCGGCGGCGGCGCGGGGCCTTGGAAGACCGCGACACATGCGTTTAGACAGATGTGCAGTGGGTTCTATGGCCAGGGAGATCGGATTTTGTTCAAGCGGGGGCAGACCTTCGATTTGGAGGCGAATGTTGTCACTTGGAGCCATTGGGCGACCGGAGACGGCGGCTTTATGTTCGGCGCCTATGGCACGGGGCACAAACCAATAATACAAACAGTTGGTGCTGGAGGCGGCTCGCTGTTCACGTCTGCCGGTGTTGGCGCGCGGTTCATCTCGTTCGTTGACTTGGAGTTCAACTGCACAGCGGAGGGGCAAGAGAGGTCAATCTTCTGGAACAAGGGCTCCGGCGTTGCGACCTTGCTCTGGCTGCGCGTTGATCTGAAGAACTTCTACCAAGGCTGGATATTGACAGCTGGCTATGAGGGCACTGGCGAAGGGTCCGGCATCTTCGTCGTCGATTGTACGACCTATGACTCCCGAATCGTGCATTTCTATTGCATCTCTTCGCGCGTAGCCCTTCTGAACAATCATTTTGACTACTCGCAGAACCACTTGGCTTACGCGGAAAACGTTCGGGTGGGCGTGATTGATGGCAACACTTTTGAGCGTGCCGCGTTTGGCCGCTGTGCGCTCCGCATTAGTGGTGCCGGTCTGAATTACATGGCATCAAATGTATGGGTTTCCAATAATGACTTCCTCGGGTGGATGGATCCAAGGAAACGTGCGGACTATGACGGAAATGTCGCACTTTCGATTAATGGAGACAGATATAACTACACTCTTGTCGGTTTCACGCCGAATGTCCCCACCGAAGACAGATTCGGCGAATGGCTCGTGTTTGAGAACAACGTGGTTACAGACTCGGAGGTTTTTATGCGGCTTGCCGCGTGGGAACACGTCCTGATTCGTAAGAATGTTTTCACGACCCCAGACCCGACGCAGGAAAAGAAGTTCTATATCGGGGAAATGCAAGAACGGCGTCCCCTCTATGATGTCCAGATCGTCGACAACACATTCGAGTATAGGGGTACACTCTCGCCTGGGTTAAGAGCGCCTATGCTATACCTCCGGGCTTACAGTGGGCCTGCGTACCCGTATCGAAACGCTCATGAGGACATTGCAATATCCAGAAACCTCTTCAAAACGAGCGACACAGACCTTTGTTTCCTGATGGTGCCTGATGCTGCTGAGAACTATGCTTGCCTTACCTCTTGTGATAATCTTCTCTATTTTGCGGATGCAAGTCTTGCCGCTTTTGCCCGCGAGACAAGTCCGGTCACGTACTACACCCTTTCCCAGTGGCGCTCCCTGACCGGCAACGACCAGGCGACGCAGATATACACCAACACCAACTGGCCGGTGCCGGGGTGGGCGAAGTCGCCGGAGACCGATGTGGACAGTCCGATTCCGGTTATCTACGAGCGTGCCCAGGCGACCAGCGGCGGCGCGTTGAGCGAAGTGCGCCTGTGGGCGCGGCTGAACGATGGTCCGTGGGCTGATACGGGACTGCGCACTTCTGGCGCTTCGGGGTCGTTCTCGTTCCCGGCGACTCAAGGCGTTGGCACGTACTATTTCGCGACCCAGGCGGTTGACACGCAGGGCAACGCATCGTTGGCGCCGGTGGGGCCCGGTTCGACAAAGACCTACTACACGGGCGGGGCGCCTGCAGACACTACGGCCCCCGATCCGGGTGTTGTGAGCGCGCCTGCATCCGCAACAGCCAGCCCTATCCCAGTCACGTATACGGGCGCTGCCGATGAATCGGGCGGCAGCGGCTTAAAGGAAGTCGAGTTGTGGGTCAAGAAGGCTTCGGTAGGCACGTGGGGCGCCACCGGGCTCAAGGGGAGCGGCGCTTCAGGCTCTTTCAGCTACCCTGTGACGGTATCGGGCGCCGAAACGTTCTATTTCAGCACGCGCGCCAAGGACAATGTGGGCAACATTTCTGCGCTTCCCTCCGACAACGGACAGGCAAGCACTGTCTTTGACAATACCACCCCTCCCGAGCCGGAGACGGACACTGTTGCTCCTACGACCGGCTCATTGAGCGTTCCCAGCGTGACTGCAGCCTCTCCTATCACCATCAGCTACCTTGGCGTTGCGGATGAAGGCGGGAGCGGTCTCAAACAAGTCGTTCTTTGGACCAAGATTAACGGCGGCTCGTGGCTCAGCACCGGCATGACCAACGCCCAGTCAGCGGGGAGCTTCGCCTACACCCCCGCCGCTGGGGACGGTTCGTATGCGTTCGCCCTGCGCGCCGAGGACAATGCCGGGAACTTCTCCGCCGTTCCTTCCGGCGCCGGGACGCCGTGCCTTTTCGACAAGACCCCGCCGGTTGTCGGGTCAATGAATTCCCCGCAATATACAAAGACAACGCCGATTCCGGTCGAGTTTGGCGGTATTTCAGACGGCGCCGGAAGCGGTCTCAAGAAAGTCTATCTCTGGTTCCGTAAGGATGGTGGGAGCTGGACGGACTCGGGTCTCAGCCTGGTCGCGGCATCGGGTGCGTTCAGCCCCGGCGCCAGCCAGAATGGGACCTACGAATACGCGCTGCGGGTGGAAGACACCGCAGGGAACATTTCGCCCGTGCCGGGTGGCGCCGGGCAGACAGCAACCGTCTTCGATACGGTTGCGCCGGCTCTGGGAACGGTGAGCGCCCCGGGCACTGAGAACGCCCCTCCGATCTCCGTGGTGTACAGCGGCGTCCAGGATGCCGGAAGCGGACTGAAGGCGGTGTATCTGTGGTTCCGGAAGGGCGCTGGCACATGGCAGAACTCCGGCTTGTCCTCGGCCGGAGAGTCGGGTTCGTTCTCTTTCAACGGCATGACCGGCAACGATACCTATTACTTTGCGGTGCAGGCCGATGACAATGCGGGCAACCTGACGCCTGTTCCTTCCGGCGACGGGGGCGCCAATACGGTTTACAGCGCGCAATTCAGTCCCGGAACAGCTGCTTCGCCTCAGTATGCAACGTCGGCGCCGATCATCGTTACGTATTCCGGGGCTGTGGCTGCCGAGATTGGCATTAAGTCCGTGCGGCTGTGGTGCAAGTACGGTTCTGACGGCGAGTGGGTCAACACGGGTCTGACGTCTCCCGGTGAATCGGGGCAGTTCGAGTTCTCTCCGGTTTCGGGTGACGGAACCTACCACTTTGCCACCACGGCGGAGAACAATGATGGCGGCCTTACCCCTGAGCCGCCCTATGGCGATGGGGACACGCAGACGATTTACGACACCACGCCGCCTTATCCCGGCAATATGACCTCGCCGCAGTACACGACCCAGACGCCGGTCGTAGTGAATTACAGCGGCGCCAACGATGCCTCCAGCGGCCTGAAAGAAGTGCGTCTGTGGTTCAAGAAGGGTTACGCCGGCGCGTGGCAGGATACAGGCCAGACGAGCACGACTCCGGATGGTTCGTTCACGTTTGAGATAACGGGTGAAGATGCCTACTTCTTCTTCTTGCAGGCTGAGGACAACGCGGGCCTTGTATCCGCGGAGCCCAGCGATGCATTGGTGTTCGGGGGAGGGTGA
- a CDS encoding DUF5010 domain-containing protein, producing the protein MHPMRTVFLFVTLGAAIAVAAQGQFPPLPDKAPGPHVGLDAPVHAGSASFTFGAPVVGTSYFYWYDIESGAHIIDGDGSDALTTHPSDMTDLSYRHASWHRTQMEDMIDAGIDFLMPVFWGVPGQYEGWSFAGLGPLVEAHRALETEGKRPPFIGMFFDTSILSHNAYGSSGEPYHADLATDFGRRWFYTAIRDFFSLIPPEMWARVDGKPIIFLYAGSFAKAQTPEEFQDVRAWFRQDFGCNPFIVKMRDWQGEADAQYQWGGAIELMLDEHVAGLGPGYDHSAVAGRDPRVVDREFGWRYANHWLRLLRMSVESRPWMVHVETWNEWHEGTDVAASREYGRLYIMLTKVFSDMWRAKQLLKPVGPFVEAGSVAWEQGVANGISIRLSDGDGVWRENEAGGRKAVVSQENPETPNSRYLYFDVDDGFSLTLNGGAALVEVTYWDTGCEAFALEYDSTDPESGPVSGSFRDGGSKTLGQTGVWQTAVFEIDKCRFGNRSNGGDFRLAVRGGAQELAVCKVTVLRK; encoded by the coding sequence ATGCATCCCATGCGCACCGTCTTCCTCTTCGTGACGCTCGGTGCGGCAATTGCCGTTGCGGCCCAGGGCCAATTTCCCCCGTTGCCTGACAAAGCTCCGGGACCGCATGTTGGCCTCGATGCGCCGGTTCACGCCGGCTCGGCTTCGTTTACATTCGGAGCGCCCGTTGTCGGGACCTCGTATTTTTACTGGTACGACATCGAATCGGGCGCGCACATCATCGATGGCGATGGTTCGGACGCGTTGACCACTCACCCGTCGGACATGACGGACCTGAGCTACCGGCACGCATCCTGGCACCGCACCCAGATGGAAGACATGATCGATGCCGGCATCGATTTTCTGATGCCGGTCTTCTGGGGCGTTCCGGGCCAGTATGAAGGGTGGAGTTTCGCGGGGCTCGGCCCGCTGGTCGAGGCTCATCGCGCGTTGGAGACCGAAGGTAAGAGGCCGCCCTTCATCGGGATGTTTTTTGACACCAGTATTCTGAGCCACAACGCCTACGGCAGTTCGGGCGAGCCGTACCATGCCGATCTCGCCACCGATTTCGGCAGGCGGTGGTTTTACACCGCCATTCGCGACTTTTTCAGCTTGATACCTCCCGAAATGTGGGCGCGGGTGGACGGGAAGCCGATTATCTTTCTCTACGCGGGCTCCTTCGCCAAGGCTCAGACACCCGAGGAGTTTCAGGACGTGCGCGCCTGGTTCCGGCAGGATTTCGGCTGTAACCCTTTTATTGTCAAGATGCGCGACTGGCAAGGCGAGGCGGATGCCCAGTATCAATGGGGCGGGGCCATTGAACTCATGCTCGATGAGCACGTGGCGGGATTGGGGCCGGGCTACGATCACAGCGCCGTTGCGGGTCGAGACCCCCGGGTCGTGGACCGCGAATTCGGCTGGCGGTACGCCAATCACTGGCTGCGTCTGCTTCGGATGTCGGTCGAATCGCGGCCTTGGATGGTTCACGTGGAGACCTGGAACGAATGGCACGAAGGCACCGATGTCGCCGCATCGCGGGAGTACGGACGGCTGTACATCATGCTCACCAAGGTCTTTTCGGACATGTGGCGCGCAAAGCAGCTTCTGAAGCCCGTGGGCCCGTTCGTCGAGGCCGGATCGGTGGCTTGGGAGCAGGGCGTCGCCAATGGCATATCTATTCGGCTCAGCGACGGGGACGGGGTATGGCGCGAGAATGAGGCCGGCGGGCGGAAAGCAGTTGTTTCACAGGAGAACCCGGAGACGCCCAACTCCCGCTACCTTTACTTTGACGTCGATGACGGTTTTTCCCTAACCCTGAACGGCGGAGCGGCTCTCGTCGAGGTCACGTATTGGGACACGGGGTGCGAAGCCTTTGCCCTCGAGTACGACAGTACCGACCCCGAGAGCGGGCCTGTGAGCGGGTCGTTCAGGGACGGCGGCTCGAAGACACTCGGGCAAACAGGCGTGTGGCAGACGGCAGTGTTCGAGATCGACAAGTGCCGGTTCGGCAACCGCAGCAATGGCGGCGATTTTCGTCTCGCCGTTCGGGGCGGAGCGCAGGAACTGGCCGTGTGCAAGGTGACCGTGCTTCGGAAATGA
- a CDS encoding radical SAM protein, with protein MEPYRPGYMALHEKGELARRVKAARALLRNCAVCPHACHVNRTAGETGRCNTGAKARVCSANAHFGEESPLVGTYGSGTIFFSWCNLKCLFCQNAELSAYGMGRDLGANDLARLMLDLQALRCHNINLVSPSHVVPQILEALPIAAEQGLRLPLVYNSGGYDSVPTLKLLDGVFDIYMPDMKYADAATAERLSGISEYPSINRAAVREMHRQVGDLTMDSRGVAYRGLLVRHLVLPENLAGTQAIMEFLARDLSPNTYVNVMAQYHPCHHANDMPPLTRRITSVEYENAVEIARKAGLHRFAR; from the coding sequence ATGGAACCATATAGGCCCGGCTACATGGCCTTGCACGAGAAGGGCGAGCTCGCGAGACGCGTCAAGGCCGCCCGCGCGCTGTTGAGGAATTGCGCCGTTTGCCCGCATGCGTGCCATGTCAACCGGACTGCCGGAGAGACCGGCCGGTGCAATACCGGCGCAAAGGCCCGTGTGTGCAGCGCAAACGCGCATTTCGGGGAAGAATCCCCCCTTGTGGGGACATATGGTTCGGGCACGATTTTCTTCTCGTGGTGCAATCTGAAGTGTCTTTTCTGCCAGAACGCCGAACTCAGCGCCTACGGGATGGGCCGCGATCTCGGGGCGAATGACCTCGCACGGCTCATGCTCGACCTTCAGGCTCTGCGATGCCACAACATCAATTTGGTTTCGCCGTCGCATGTCGTACCGCAGATCCTCGAAGCGCTTCCTATCGCGGCAGAACAAGGCCTCCGATTGCCGCTCGTGTACAACTCGGGCGGCTACGACAGCGTCCCGACCCTGAAACTGCTTGACGGCGTTTTCGACATCTACATGCCCGATATGAAATACGCGGACGCAGCCACGGCGGAGCGCCTGTCAGGAATCAGCGAATATCCGAGCATCAATCGGGCGGCCGTGCGCGAGATGCACCGACAGGTGGGCGATTTGACGATGGATTCCCGCGGCGTCGCGTACCGGGGCTTGCTTGTCAGGCATCTCGTGCTCCCGGAAAACCTGGCAGGAACACAGGCCATAATGGAGTTTCTTGCAAGAGACCTCTCTCCCAACACCTACGTCAATGTGATGGCCCAGTATCATCCCTGCCACCATGCGAACGATATGCCCCCCCTGACGCGCCGCATCACAAGCGTGGAATATGAAAATGCGGTCGAAATAGCGAGGAAAGCCGGCTTGCATCGCTTCGCGCGGTGA
- the udk gene encoding uridine kinase, whose product MIIALGGPSCSGKSTLVRALEAHWGPDRVSMLPIDTYYRDHSHLPMEERVKCNFDAPDAIDWSLLAAHLARIVAGTAIKRPSYDFATHARTREVVSLESRPILIVEGIFALWFEGIRSLATVGVYVDLSSEDCLRRRIVRDRVERGRSEPQIREQFERFVQPMAERYVFPTKAFADLVVQGDDPVQQSVRRVVAFLGKRRTSG is encoded by the coding sequence ATGATCATAGCCCTCGGGGGACCTTCCTGTTCTGGGAAGTCCACCCTGGTGCGTGCCCTGGAGGCTCATTGGGGCCCGGACAGGGTATCGATGCTTCCCATCGACACATATTACCGGGATCATTCGCATTTGCCTATGGAAGAGCGCGTGAAATGCAACTTCGACGCGCCCGACGCGATCGACTGGTCCCTGCTGGCGGCCCATCTTGCCCGCATAGTTGCGGGAACGGCTATCAAACGGCCTAGCTACGACTTTGCCACCCACGCCCGGACGCGAGAGGTCGTTTCGCTCGAATCCCGGCCTATCCTGATTGTTGAAGGGATCTTCGCGTTGTGGTTCGAGGGTATCCGCAGCCTTGCCACTGTGGGCGTCTACGTTGATCTATCTTCCGAGGACTGCTTGCGCCGGCGCATCGTTCGGGACCGGGTGGAACGTGGCCGCAGCGAGCCGCAGATTCGCGAGCAGTTCGAACGTTTTGTCCAACCGATGGCCGAACGGTACGTCTTTCCAACAAAAGCCTTTGCTGACTTGGTCGTGCAGGGCGATGACCCCGTCCAACAGTCGGTGAGGCGCGTGGTTGCCTTCCTGGGCAAGAGGCGGACAAGCGGATAG